GTTGCGGAAGGCGAATCCGGAAGGCTCGCCGCAGTAGCCACCAAATTACCAGCCTTAGACGCAGGCTGTGCATACGTGAGCGATGCGCACATTGTGAAGACAAAAAAAGCGGCCTTTGAGCAGCGGATCACGGGTTCTAAAATGCCCCCAGTTCTATTGCATGAAACGGCTTCATCCGGTTTGAGCCTCCCGATCGACTGCAAGAAAAATCAAGCGAACTCGTTTTGTGGCTGTTGTTTCCCAAAATCATATAGCCCGGCCCCGCCGCTTTTGACTGTCTCCATTACGGTTCGCGGCGATGAATGGCAAAGTACGGCTGATTTGAAAGCGTCCGGTTTAGCGACGGATAAAACGTTGCCCCCTGCGCCTTCCGCAGCTCGAAATAGTACTGCAGGGGAAACGGAGATTGGGTATAAGTTCCTGGAATCGCCGCCTGAAATGAACTATCTTTCCGCTGCATTGGTATAGACGACCAGCGCTCGCCATGCGTGACGTGGCGATACCAGAGACGCGCCTCGTCAATTGGAGAGTAAACTTGGAGATCCAATACCAGAGACGCGCCGGGACGGAAGAAAGTTGCGGCCGAATGAGTAGCTCTGAACTCCGGGCGTGGACGTGGCGTGAGCAGGGATTCTGCGTCGGCGCTGGTTTCATGGACATCTGCCGTAGCGAAGTATTGTTCGAGAGCGGACACATCCTTCTCGATCATGGGGACACGATCAGCCCAGTGGCCTCGCCGTACCGGGATAGAACCATAACTGACGTCGGCGGTGTAGGCCGAGCTGGCGCGGGTTGCCATCGTCTTCCATGACTCCAGAGCCTTTCGATATTGCCTGACGCCCTCAGCAGCTGTCTTCTTGTTCCCGGTGCCCTGGAAGAGTGCATAACAAACGGCGGCACGGAAGAGTCCGGCGTAGTATCCGCCCAGGCCGTTCAGAATGAGGATGTCTTCTTCCGCGCGGCGGAATGCCGGGGATGCCGTGCGGCCGGCGACAGACTTCTGCGCTGCGGCAAGCGCGCTCGATGATTGCGAGACCAGCTCGTCAATCCACTGCGCAACCTCGAGCGGATGATAGTGCGCAACGACGGAATGGCTCAGCAAGGCGCGTGCATAATCATCGATCGAAAGAAAGATCTGAGGATCGAGCGGACTGATGGCGCTGACATTGTGGGGAGCAGGCGAGTCGCTGTAGAGGGGCTTCTCTTTCGTCGGCAGGATCGAAATGGGCGTATAGAGCTCAAGCCATAACGAGTGGTTGGATGCGGAAGGCAGCCATGCCGTCGTGATCAGCGGAAGGATGCGGCTGGAGCTAGCCAGAGCTACCTCGATGTGCTCTGCCGCGCTGCCGTAGGCTCGACGGAGAGAACGCCTGTACGCTTCCGGCGCCGCGTCGGGGTTGTACAGGGAGCGGCCCCAGATAAGGTAGGTCAGCTCGAACTTCTCCGCATCGAGTGTCGGAGAAGCCAGTTGCCGGTTCGCATAGGCGTTGCGGCCATCGCGGTGTCCTGAGCCTTCCCTTCCCTTGAAGGTGAGCGGCTCACAAAGCTCCATGCCCGCGGCGCCGCAGAAGTGGGCGGCGTTGCCATAGCCTGAGGCGAGCGCAGGATCGGCCCACAGCAGGTGGCGCTGGGTTCCGGGCCAGGCGCGATAGAGAACCTCGATCTCAGATCCCTGTTGATAGAAATCTCCATACCCATAGCGGGTAAAGTTCCTCGCGCCATTCGAGACGGCGAAGGTGCCGGTCACATTCTCACGCGGATATTCGGTCGCACGAATATCCGCCTGGTGATAGCCGAGCCCCAGATGTTCTGCCCAGAACTTCGCACCCGCCGTCAGACGCATTCCAGTCTTGTGGCCGATGTCGATCATCGTCTGATTGAGGCCCTTGGCATGCATATCAATCTCGATGGGACGACCTGCATCTCGTATCGCTTCAAAGAGCGTCTCCCAGAAGGGATAGCTTCCTTCGGGAATACCGCTCTCGCCGTGAATGCGAAGCGTCAGCCCGGTGATCTCGGGACATACTTTCAGGATTTCCGCCAAGGCAGCGCGGCAGTACGCGGCATGCGTCTCCGGCGTCAGGCCAAGGATCTGGTGATCTGCATGAGGGCTGGCTGTCCACTGATAGGCATGCGTCCAGAGGCCAAGCTGGAAGTCGAGGCCGCGACGCCGGGTCTCCTTCGCGATGAACTGCAGGGTCTCCAGATTCTTTTCCCGTTCTCCCTCGGCCAGCGGTGGATCGACGCGCACATCGGGATGGGCCGCAAGTTTGACCAGGTAGGGATAGGGAAAGTGCAGGTAGTCCCCGGTTACTCCGGTGGGAAAGTCATAGCCGAACCCCAGCGCGAAGTTGAAACGGTTGAAGCGCGCGGAGGCGATGTTACCGAGATAACGTGTCCAGAACGAACGGTCGTAGAACCAGGACTTGTCTTCGATCTCAGAGCAGAACGCACGGGCAACGCTGCGCACGCGATTTGGACTCCGCTCAACGATAGACGCATTCAGCTGGAAGGCTGTGTCCAGGTGATCACTCTCGCGGATGCGATCTGCTAATTCCAACAGGCCATAGGTGATTCCTCGCCCGTCGAGGCCACTTACGAGAATGACGTTGCGTTCGGCTTTTGCAGCAACAATCATGGTCATCTCAGCGCTGTGATCGCCCGGCAGTTCGAAGGCTTTGGCGAGCTCACTAGCAGCAGAAGCGACCACGATCGTCGCCACCGGCTTGCCGCCGGTTTTGACAGATACTCCCTTTGCTTCCAGCGATGACTGCAGCTGTTCCAACGCCCATGCAACACCCGGCTGTTGTGTCAGTTTTTCTGCGGGATCGGTCTTGATCTGCACCGTTCCATGGGAAGGAGCCGCTGTAGCGGTGCGTCCAAGAGCACTCGTCGTCGAAAGTGCTGCAAGCTGTACAAACCGCCGCCGTGTGGTGTTGAGACCCATCGTGTGAACTCCTCATCGCCGTAAAAATTGGATCCTGAACGTCGTCGGACTTATACAGGCTCGCAGCCAGGGACTGCAAACGACGCCGATGCCAGCCATCTGTTACTCTGCGGTCGCGCGACGTAGCCATCATTAAACCGGCATGAACAACTGCGAAACAGGAGCTAACTTCAATGAGCATGAACCGGCGGGAATTCAACGCCCTGGGTGCAGGCACACTCATATCGCTGGCTGCAAAGAACGCTGCGGGTAGCGAGTTGGCAACCATCCTTGCAGCTCCGGAACAACAGAGCGACGCTCTTCCCTGGTATCGGACCATCAAGCGGATTGGCCAGACGAATTTCAACGAAAGGGACGGGGAGTCGCAGAACGTTGAACAATGGGCTGACTACTGGGCCTCCGCAAAGGTACAGGCTGTGGCCCTTTCGGTCTCCGGCCCTGTGGCCTTCTATCCTTCGGAGGTTCCCTTCTTCCACCACAGCATCTACCTGAAGGGCCGCGATCTCTTTGGAGAGTGCCTACGCGCCGCCAAAAAGCGCGGCATCCGCGTGTATGGCCGTATGAGTCCGGATATCCAGTGGACCGATCCGGAACTGCTGCAAACCCATCCACTCTGGTTTCGCAGAAATCAAAACGGAGGCCTGCAGCAATCTGCACCAGACATTGCCTTCACCTGCATCTTCAGTGAGCATTATTCGAAACAGCAGCCCGCTATCATTCGCGAACTGAACGCAAACTACGATATCGACGGCGTCTATATGAACGGATGGCCGACCATGCAGGTTTGCTACTGCGAGAACTGCCGCAAGATCGGAGACCCACACTCGAAGGAATATCGTTCGGCATTGATGGATAAGGCCTTCGAACTGATTCAGCTTTACAAAGCAACGGTAATGGAGAAGAGCCCGAACAACTTCTACTCCTGCAACCTGGGCGGTGGATTGAAAGAGTCGGGACTGGACCAGTGGCGTCTCACGCGTGAAGCCACCTGGTATACAGCCGACAACCAGTCGCGGTCCGGTGTTGCTGCTCCGGTCTGGCAGGATGCCCAACAGGTGAAATTCGCACGCGCTTTGATGGGAGACCGTTCGGTGGCAGCCGTCAGCGCTAGCTACGGACGCGCGGGCAGCATTATGTGGCGACAGGTGGCTGACACGTCCGTTGAGCCGGTATGCCGCATGGCGCAAACGGCTGCCGCTGGCGGAATCATCTGGTATCACTGGCTCGGTCTGGAACAGGGGTTTCATGACGATCGCCGCTGGCAGGCACCAGGCCGGGAGTTCCTCTCATGGCATGCGAAGAATGATGCGCACTTTCACAACAAGCGTTCTCTCGCAAAGGTGGCCATTCTCACTTCGCCGCGCTCGGTGACTCTTTACCAGGCGCCCTACACAGAAGATCGTACCGACCATATCGAGGGGATGTATGCGGCACTGCTGGAGGCAAGGATTCCGTTCGACTTCGTCCATGAGGAGGATCTGAATCAGGATCGCTTGCGCGCATACTCGGTTCTCATTCTGCCGAACGTAACTCTGCTCTCCGATGTACAGGCCAGTGCGATCAGGCAGTTTGTGCAGGCGGGCGGTTCCCTTCTGGCTACCTTTCAGACCGGTCTGTTCGACGAGAGCGGCAAGGCGCGTAATGATTTCGCACTCGGAGATCTATTCGGAATCAAAAAAGCTGGCGAAGCCGTGCGCACTACCGCGCAAGCGACGGACCCTATCGGCGGTATTCATCTTCAGTACATCCGCAATCGTGGACCTCTCACCGAAGGTTTTGAAGAGACACGCTGGATCGCCGGTCCGGTATGGCGGCAGCCGGTCGAACCGATTCAAAGCAGCACGATGACCTTCATCAAGCCTTATCCGGTCTATCCGCCGGAGGCCGTCTATCAGCGAGAAGAGCCGAGCGATCTGCCGTCGATGGTGGCTCGTGAAACAGGAGCATCGCGCCTGGTGTATCTGGCTGGAGATATGGATAGCTCCTTCTGGAGGCTGGATCACCCTGACCTTGGACGGCAGATCACAAACGCCGTGCGCTGGCTGTTGAAAGACACCAATACCGTCGATGTGCATGGAGAAGGACTGATGGAAGTGTCCGCATGGGAAACACAACCGGGCTATGCCTTCCACCTGCTGAACTACACGGGGGCGAATGCGTTTCGCGGACACATGCGCAAACCTGCAACCCTGACAGATCAAAGGCTGGAGATTCGATTACCGGATGCGAAGAAGATCAAAAAGGCATCCCTGCTCCACGCAGGGACGCCTGTTGTGTTCCAGCAGAATGGGAATCGTGTTTCTGTTACTGTCCCTCGCGTGGAGCTTTACGAGGTAGTCGCGCTGGAGGTGTAACAGCGCAGGGTTCTACAGATCAGGCGAGCGTGCCATCAAACCACTGATTGACATTGGAGGCATGCACGCGAACCGAGAGGAAGAACTGACCGAAGGAAGCGTAGACGGCGCTCACCTTGTCGAAGCGCATCTCGTAGATGAGCTTTTTGAAGACGATGGGGTCGTCGGCGAAGAGGTCAACG
This genomic window from Terriglobus albidus contains:
- a CDS encoding alpha-amylase family protein, giving the protein MSMNRREFNALGAGTLISLAAKNAAGSELATILAAPEQQSDALPWYRTIKRIGQTNFNERDGESQNVEQWADYWASAKVQAVALSVSGPVAFYPSEVPFFHHSIYLKGRDLFGECLRAAKKRGIRVYGRMSPDIQWTDPELLQTHPLWFRRNQNGGLQQSAPDIAFTCIFSEHYSKQQPAIIRELNANYDIDGVYMNGWPTMQVCYCENCRKIGDPHSKEYRSALMDKAFELIQLYKATVMEKSPNNFYSCNLGGGLKESGLDQWRLTREATWYTADNQSRSGVAAPVWQDAQQVKFARALMGDRSVAAVSASYGRAGSIMWRQVADTSVEPVCRMAQTAAAGGIIWYHWLGLEQGFHDDRRWQAPGREFLSWHAKNDAHFHNKRSLAKVAILTSPRSVTLYQAPYTEDRTDHIEGMYAALLEARIPFDFVHEEDLNQDRLRAYSVLILPNVTLLSDVQASAIRQFVQAGGSLLATFQTGLFDESGKARNDFALGDLFGIKKAGEAVRTTAQATDPIGGIHLQYIRNRGPLTEGFEETRWIAGPVWRQPVEPIQSSTMTFIKPYPVYPPEAVYQREEPSDLPSMVARETGASRLVYLAGDMDSSFWRLDHPDLGRQITNAVRWLLKDTNTVDVHGEGLMEVSAWETQPGYAFHLLNYTGANAFRGHMRKPATLTDQRLEIRLPDAKKIKKASLLHAGTPVVFQQNGNRVSVTVPRVELYEVVALEV